In Actinomyces marmotae, the DNA window GTGCCGCGAGCTGACCGACCTCTCCCTGCCCAAGATCGGCCGAGAGTTCGGCGGGCGCGACCACACCACCGTCATGAGCGCGGACAAGAAGATCCGCCAGCAGATGGCCGAGCGCCGCTCCACCTTCAACCAGGTCACCGAGATGACCAGCCGCATCAAGCAGGCGGCCCTGGAACAGGCCTGACACCCCCTCGCCGAGACCGGTCGAAAATAGGAGCGAGACCGGTCCTCTATCCACAGGCTCGCATGGGGACGAGGGCGCTGAGGCCGTTACCGCGCCCTCTGAACCGGTCTCGATCGTCATTTCGACCGGTCTCGGTTGTAGGGGCGGGGCATGAGATTGCCTTGATTTAGCGGGGATTGACACGACTGTGGGGCCCGTGTGACTCATGTGATCCATGGGATGGTTGATTGTGATCCACGCCTGTGGACAAGCCTGTGGACACCGCCGTCGACGCGGTGGACGCCGTGGCCCGGTCTGTGGCGCCCGCCGGACCAAGTTGTGATTCGGCCCCGGGCGCCACTGCGCCTCTCCACCCCTGCCATGCCCCGGGGCACCGAACCACTCCCTTGTAGTTCCACATCCGCATCAAGCCGTGGCCAGCGTGTAATCCCGTTTCCCACAGGATCCACACCTCCTACTACACCTACCAACCCACTACACGAGCCCGAATCACAAGCCCGGCCAACGAGGCGCTCCGCCTCCTAGCCCGGGCGCCTGGAGGATCGACCCCCATCGCCGCGCTCGGCTCACGAGGCGCGTCGAGCGCAAACCGTCTACACTCGCCGATGTTGTCTGTCCGCACTCTCCTCAGGGGGCCATAGTGAAGCTCAGGGTCGACCGCGATGTCCTCGCGGAGGCTGTCACCTGGACAGCCCGCTCCGTTCCCGCCCGCCCGCCCGTGCCCGTCCTGGCCGGCGTGCGACTGGAGGCCTCCGGATCGACGTTGGTCCTGGCCTCCTTCGACTACGAGGTCTCCGCCCACTGCGAGGTGCCGGCCGACATCGAGGCCGAGGGTGTTGTCCTCGTCTCTGGGCGCCTGCTCGCCGACATCGCCAAGGCCCTCCCCGCCAAGCCGGTCGACCTCGAGCTCGAGGGGACCAAGGTGATGGTCACCTGCGGCTCCTCGCGCTTCTCCCTGTCGGCCATGGCCGCCGACGACTACCCGGCGCTGCCCCCCATGCCCCAAGTGGCCGGCACGATCGACGCCCACGACCTCGCCCAGGCGGTCGCCCAGGTCTCCATCGCCGCCTCCCGCGACGAGACCCTGCCGCTGCTCACCTCCATCCAGGTCGACGTCCAGGGCGACGCCCTGACCCTCATGGCCACCGACCGCTACCGGCTCGCCGTGCGCGAGATGACCTGGACGCCGTCGGACTCCTCCTTGGAGACCACCGCCCTGCTCAAGGCGCGCACGCTGTCCGACGTGGCCAAGTCGCTCACCTCTTCCGGAGATGTCACCCTCGCCCTGTCCGACGGCGGCGGGACCTCCTCGGGCCTCATCGGCTTCGAGGCCGGCGGGCGCCGCACGACCTCCCTGCTCACCGACGGCGACTACCCCCCGGTGCTGCGCCTCTTCCCCGAGCAGACCCTCATCCACGCCACCGTCGGGCGTGAGGAGCTCATGGCCGCGGTGCGGCGCGTCAGCCTCGTCGCCGAGCGCTCCACCCCGATCCACATGTCGTTCACCCAAGGGACCCTCGCTCTCGAGGCCGGTCAGAGCGATGACGCCCAGGCCTCTGAGAGCATCGTGGCGCACCTGGAGGGCGACGACATCGCGACGGCCTTCAACCCGGGATACCTCCTCGACGGCCTCGGCGCTATCTCCGACCCCTATGTGCGCCTTGACTTCACGCACGCCTCCAAGCCCGCGGTCCTGACCGGCATGAGCGCGATCGGCGGCGAGGAGGACTCCTCCTTCCGCTACCTCATCATGCCGATTCGCTTCGGCGCCTGACCCGGCGCGAGGCCCCGACAACGTTCTCGCGCCATCCTCGCGCGCCGCTCGTGTACGTCTCCGACCTGGCACTCGACGACTTCAGGTCCTATCGGCACCTCGTGGTGGGCCTGGAGCCGGGCATCAGCGCGTTCATCGGCCCCAATGGGCAGGGCAAAACCAATCTCGTCGAGGCGATCGCCTACCTATCCACGCTGAGCAGCCACCGCGTGGGCGCTGATCGGGCCCTGGTGCGGCGCGCCGACGACGGCGAGCAGCCCGGCGGCGCCGTCGTGCGGGCCAAGGTGGTTCACGGCGAACGCCCCAGCGTCATCGAGATCGAGATCATCGCGGGCAGGGCCAACCGCGCCCGCCTCAATCGCGGCGCCTGCCGTCCGCGGGACCTCACCGGGATCCTGCGCACCGTCGTCTTCGCGCCAGAGGACCTCGCCCTCGTGCGCGACGAGCCCGGGGTGAGGCGCCGCTTCCTCGACGACCTCGCCGTCATGCTGCGCCCCGCTCTCGCCGGGACGCGCCTCGAGCACGACAAGATCCTCGCCCAGCGCGCGAGCCTCCTGCGCTCGGCGCGCGCCCACCGGGGCCGGGGCTCCTCCTCCATGGAATCGATGATGTCCACCCTGGAGGTCTGGGACGCCCAGCTGGCCGCCGCGGCCTCGCGGCTCATCGTCGCGCGAATCGAAGTCGTCAGGCGCCTGCGCCCCTGGGTCGAGTCCTGCTACGAGGCCGTCTCGGGCAATCAGTCCGAGGCGCGCCTCGCCTACCGCTCCAGCCTCCTGGCTCATGAGGGCGCCATTGAGCCCGAGCCCGGAACGGGGTGGGATGCGGTGGCCACCGCCGAGAGCGGACTCGCCGACGCCCAGGCGGTGGCCGCCCGCCTGGAGGTGGCGATGGGCGGGCTTCACGAGCGTGAGATCGAGCGCGGCGCCAACCTCGTGGGCGCCCACCGCGATGACCTCTCCCTCTTCCTGGGATCCCTGCCAGCCAAGGGCTTCGCCTCCCACGGCGAGCAGTGGTCGCTGGCGCTGGCACTGCGCCTGGCCTCCTACGAGATGCTCCGGCACGACGTCGATGCCTACGGGGGCGACGGCGAGCCGGTCCTCATCCTCGATGATGTGTTCGCCTCACTCGATGACAGGCGCCGTCAGGCGTTGGCTTCCATGGTGGTCGGCGCTCAGCAGGTGCTGGTCACGGCCGCCGTCGACGCCGACGTGCCGGATGGCCTGGCCGGAGCGCGCTTCCGGGTGGCCGGATCGGAGGTGACCCGTGACTGAGGACCAGCCGGGGGCTGAGGGCGCAGGCGTCGACCACCCCTGCGATCGTGAGGCGGGCGCCGCCGGGGACGGCGCGAGCCTCGCCTCGCGAGCACTGTCCCGCGTGCGGGCCTCCGCATTCGAGCGCGGCCACATGCGAGGGCCCGCGCGCTCCAGCGGGCGTCCGGGGGCGGATGACCCCGCGCCCTGGGACGCTCCCCGGCGCCGCGTCGGCGTCAACGGCGAGGGGGGCGGCGACCCCGAGAGTGAGGACTGGACGGAGCGCGCGCCCGGGCTGGCCACTGATCGCGGCCGCCCCGGCCCCAGCCGTTTCGACCCGAGGACCGCGAAGAAGGACCTCGCCCGCATGGTCGACCGCAAGGGATGGGCGGGGATGCTCGCAGTGGCCGGCGTCGCCGCCCGCTGGGAGGAGATCGTGGGCAGGTCTGTCGCCGAGCACTCGCGCGTGGAGTCCTTTGAGCCCGGGCGGATCACCATCCGGGCGTCCTCGTCCAGTTGGGCGCAGCAGTTGCGGCTCATGATGCCCACCATCTTGCGGCGCATCAGCGAGGAGGTCGGGGGCGCCGGGGTCGATGTCCATGTGCTGGGCCCGGCCGGGCCCAGCTGGCGCCATGGACGCTTCCCCGTGCGCGGCGGGCGCGGCCCCCGCGACACCTACGGCTGAGGCGCGGCGCCGTGGCCGAGGCGAGCCGCGGCGCCGTGGTCGGAGCGCGGGGAACGGAGGTGACGCCCGGCACGCTCCGCCAGGCCCTTCGAGGTCGGGCTCCCGGAAGGTTTCGCGATAGGATCGCCTCGGACAAGCCCATGGCGCGTCGAAGGCATTGAAGGCGCTGACGCGTACCCCTCCCCATGGAAGGGTCCTGCCTCCCAGGAGCGCCCTGTGAGAGTGGAACGCCGACGACCGTCCCGGGCGACGCGGCGGGGACACCGCCCCGCACCGCCCGGCCCGCCCGCACCGCGGGCGCGAGAACTGAGGAGCAGCAAGCACGTGCCCGACCAGGACGCCTCTGAGAACCCCGTGCCCGAATTCACCTCCGCCGACGTGGCATCTCCCCAGGTGGAGGCCCATCCGGTGACGCCCGCCTCGCCCGCGGGCTCCGCGGACTACGGTGCCTCCGACATCACTGTCCTGGAGGGGCTGGAGGCCGTGCGCAAACGCCCGGGCATGTACATCGGCTCCACCGGTGAGCGGGGCCTGCACCACCTCGTCTACGAGGTCGTCGACAACTCCGTCGACGAGGCCCTCGCTGGCTACTGCGATCACATCCAGGTCACGATCCTCGCCGACGGCGGGGTGCGCGTCGTCGACAACGGCCGCGGCATCCCCGTGGACATCCACCCCACCGAGGGCAAGCCCACCGTTGAGGTCGTCATGACGATCCTGCACGCCGGCGGCAAGTTCGGCGGCGGCGGCTACGCCGTCTCCGGCGGCCTGCACGGCGTGGGCATCTCCGTGGTCAACGCCCTGTCCACCCGCGTGGACACCGAGATCCGCCGCCAGGGACACGTGTGGCGCATGTCCTTCGCCGACGGCGGCCGGCCCATCACCGAGCTCGTCCGGGGTGAGGAGACCGAGGCCACCGGCACCACCCAGACCTTCTACCCCGACCCGCGGATCTTCGAGACGGTCGACTTCGACTACGAGACGCTGCGCCGCCGCTTCCAGCAGATGGCCTTCCTCAACAAGGGACTGCGGATCACCCTGACCGATGAGCGCCCCAGCGCCGTCGAGGAGGGCGATGAGATCGCCGGAGACGAAGGCGGGCCGGGAGCCGAGGCGCCGGTGCCGGCCAAGGGGCACCGCTCCGACACCTTCCGCTACGAGCACGGGCTGCGCGACTACGTCGCTTTCCTCAACAAGTCCAAGAAGGCCGAGCTCATCCACCCCGAGATCATCGACTTCGAGGCCGAGACCGCCCTGGAGGGCAGCCGCTCCATCAGCCTTGAGATCGCCATGCAGTGGACCAGCGCCTACTCCGAGTCCGTCCACACCTATGCCAACACCATCAACACCACCGAGGGAGGCAGCCACGAGGAGGGCTTCCGCACCGCGCTGACCACCCTGGTCAACAAGTACGCCCGCGACAAGGGCCTGCTCAAGGACAAGGACGACAACCTCACCGGTGACGACATCCGTGAGGGCCTGACGGCGGTCATCTCGGTCAAGCTCTCCGAGCCGCAGTTCGAGGGCCAGACCAAGACTAAGCTCGGAAACACCGAGGCCCGCACTTTCGTCCAGCAGACCGTCTACTCCCAACTCGGCGACTGGCTCGACTCCCACCCCGCGGACGCCAAGTCCGTCATCTCTAAGGCCTCGCAGGCCGCCGCCGCTCGCCTGGCCGCCCGCAAGGCCCGCGAGGCCACGCGCCGCAAGGGCGTCCTGGAGTCCGCCTCCATGCCCGGCAAGCTGCGCGACTGCTCCTCGCGCGACGCCTCCGTGTGCGAGATCTTCATCGTCGAGGGGGACTCCGCGGGAGGCTCCGCCGTCGGCGGGCGCGACCCCGAGCACCAGGCCATCATGCCGATCCGCGGCAAGATCCTGAACGTGGAGAAGGCCCGCCTGGACCGCGCCCTGTCATCCGACACGATCCGCAGCCTCATCACGGCCTTCGGCACCGGCATCGGCGAGGACTTCGACCTGACCAAGCTGCGCTACGGCAAGATCGTCATCATGGCCGACGCCGATGTCGACGGTCAGCACATCGCCACCCTCCTGCTCACGCTCCTGTTCCGCTACATGCGCCCCCTCATCGAGCACGGGCATACCTACATCGCGATGCCGCCCCTGTACCGCCTCAAGTGGTCCAACGCGGACCACGAGTTCGCCTACTCCGACGCCGAGCGCGACAAACTCCTCGCCGCGGGCGCTGACGCCGGTCGCCGTCTGCCCAAGGAGGGCGGTATCCAGCGCTACAAGGGACTGGGCGAGATGAACGATCACGAGCTGTGGGAGACCACCATGGACCCCTCCTCCCGCATCCTCAAGCAGGTCACTCTCGATGAGGCCGCGAACGCCGATGAGACCTTCGCGATCCTCATGGGCGACGACGTCGAGCAGCGCCGCTCCTTCATCCAGCGCAACGCGACCGACGTCCGCTTCCTCGACATCTGACCCACCGGCCGCCGTCGGCCCCACGCCACCGCCTGGCAAGGCACTCAAGGCACTGAAGGACACTGAAGGATCCACGTGAGCGACGAGACCACCACCCCCACCGGCACCCAGGAGCACGACCGCATCCAGCCGGTTGACCTCCAGATGGAGATGCAGCGCTCCTACCTGGACTACGCGATGAGCGTCATCGTCGGGCGCGCCCTTCCGGACGTGCGCGACGGCCTCAAGCCCGTCCACCGCCGAGTCCTGTACGCCATGTACGACGGCGGGTACCGCCCCAATTCCTCCTTCTCCAAGTCCTCCCGTGTGGTGGGCGAGGTCATGGGCAACTATCACCCCCACGGTGACGCCGCCATCTACGACGCCCTCGCGCGCCTCGTGCAGTGGTGGTCCCTGCGCTACCCGCTGGTGGCCGGGCAGGGCAACTTCGGCACTCCCGGCAACCTGGGGCCGGCCGCCCCCAGGTACACCGAGTGCAAGATGGCCCCGCTGGCCATGGAGATGGTCCGGGACATCGACGAGGAGAGCGTCGACTTCCAGGACAACTACGACGGCAGGAACCAGGAGCCGACGATCCTGCCGGCCCGCTTCCCCAACCTGCTCGTCAACGGCTCCGAGGGTATCGCGGTGGGCATGGCCACCCGCATCCCCCCGCACAACCTGCGCGAGGTCGCCCGCGGCGTCCAGTGGTTCCTCGACCACCCCGACGCCACCCGCGAGGAGCTTCTTGAGGCTCTCCTCGAGATCATCCCCGGCCCCGACTTCCCCACCGGCGCCACCATCCTGGGCCGGCGCGGCATCGAGGACGCCTACCGCACCGGGCGAGGTTCCATCACCCAGCGGGCCGTCGTCAACGTCGAGGAGATCCAGGGCCGCCAGTGCCTCGTCGTCACCGAGCTGCCCTACCAGGTCAACCCGGACAACCTCGCCGACAAGATCGCCCAACTCGTGCGCGACGGGCAGGTGGGCGGCATCGCCGACATCCGCGACGAGACGTCCGGCCGCACGGGCCAACGGCTCGTCATCGTCCTCAAGCGCGACGCCGTCGCCAAGGTGGTCCTCAACAACCTCTACAAGCGCACCCCGCTGCAGGACAACTTCCCCGCCAACATGCTCGCCCTGGTGGACGGGGTGCCCCGCACGCTCAGCATCGACGGCTTCGTGCGCCACTGGGTGGACCACCAGATCGACGTCATCGTGCGCCGCTCCCGCTACCGCCTGCGCAAGGCCGAGGAGCGCCTGCACATCTTGGAGGGCCTGCTCAAGGCCATCGACGCTCTCGACGCCGTCATCGCCCTCATCCGGCGCTCGCCGACCACTGAGGAGGCCCGCACCGGCCTCATGGGGCTGCTCGGTGTCGACGAGGCCCAGGCCGAGGCGATCCTGTCCCTCCAGTTGCGCCGCCTGGCCGCCCTGGAGCGCCTCAAGATCCAGACCGAGGCCGAGGAGCTCAAGGCCAAGGTCGCCGACCTTCGCGACATCATCGCCTCCCCGCAGCGTCAGCGCGACATCGTTTCCACCGAGCTCGCCGAGATCGTCGACAAGTTCGGCGATGAGCGCCGCACGAGGATCGTCCCCTTCGACGGCGAGATGAGCATGGAGGACCTCATTCCCGAGGAGGACGTCGTCGTCACCATCACCCGCTCCGGCTACGCCAAGCGCACCCGCACCGACGCCTACCGCTCCCAGCACCGCGGCGGCAAGGGCGTGCGCGGCGCCACCCTGCGCGAGGACGACATCGTCCAGCACTTCGGGGTGACCACCACGCACCGCTGGCTGCTGTTCTTCACCAACCTCGGCCGGGTCTACCGCGCCAAGGCCTACGAGTTGCCCGAGGGCGGCCGCGACTCCAAGGGCCAGCATGTGGCCAACCTGCTCGCCTTCCAGCCCGGCGAGGAGATCGCCCAGGTCATGGATCTCGGCGCCTACGACCAGGCCGACTACCTCGTGCTGGCCACGCGCCGCGGCCTGGTGAAGAAGACCCGCCTGAGCGAGTACGACTCCAACCGCTCGGGCGGCATCATCGCCATTAACCTGCGCGATGACGAGGATGGCAACTCCGATGAGCTCATCTCCGCCTCGCTCCTGTCGGCCGGCCAGGACTTGCTGCTCGTCTCCCGCCACGGCCAGTCCCTGCGCTTCCACGCCGATGACGCCACCCTGCGCCCCACAGGGCGAGCCACG includes these proteins:
- a CDS encoding DUF721 domain-containing protein — protein: MTEDQPGAEGAGVDHPCDREAGAAGDGASLASRALSRVRASAFERGHMRGPARSSGRPGADDPAPWDAPRRRVGVNGEGGGDPESEDWTERAPGLATDRGRPGPSRFDPRTAKKDLARMVDRKGWAGMLAVAGVAARWEEIVGRSVAEHSRVESFEPGRITIRASSSSWAQQLRLMMPTILRRISEEVGGAGVDVHVLGPAGPSWRHGRFPVRGGRGPRDTYG
- the recF gene encoding DNA replication/repair protein RecF (All proteins in this family for which functions are known are DNA-binding proteins that assist the filamentation of RecA onto DNA for the initiation of recombination or recombinational repair.); amino-acid sequence: MYVSDLALDDFRSYRHLVVGLEPGISAFIGPNGQGKTNLVEAIAYLSTLSSHRVGADRALVRRADDGEQPGGAVVRAKVVHGERPSVIEIEIIAGRANRARLNRGACRPRDLTGILRTVVFAPEDLALVRDEPGVRRRFLDDLAVMLRPALAGTRLEHDKILAQRASLLRSARAHRGRGSSSMESMMSTLEVWDAQLAAAASRLIVARIEVVRRLRPWVESCYEAVSGNQSEARLAYRSSLLAHEGAIEPEPGTGWDAVATAESGLADAQAVAARLEVAMGGLHEREIERGANLVGAHRDDLSLFLGSLPAKGFASHGEQWSLALALRLASYEMLRHDVDAYGGDGEPVLILDDVFASLDDRRRQALASMVVGAQQVLVTAAVDADVPDGLAGARFRVAGSEVTRD
- the gyrB gene encoding DNA topoisomerase (ATP-hydrolyzing) subunit B; protein product: MTPASPAGSADYGASDITVLEGLEAVRKRPGMYIGSTGERGLHHLVYEVVDNSVDEALAGYCDHIQVTILADGGVRVVDNGRGIPVDIHPTEGKPTVEVVMTILHAGGKFGGGGYAVSGGLHGVGISVVNALSTRVDTEIRRQGHVWRMSFADGGRPITELVRGEETEATGTTQTFYPDPRIFETVDFDYETLRRRFQQMAFLNKGLRITLTDERPSAVEEGDEIAGDEGGPGAEAPVPAKGHRSDTFRYEHGLRDYVAFLNKSKKAELIHPEIIDFEAETALEGSRSISLEIAMQWTSAYSESVHTYANTINTTEGGSHEEGFRTALTTLVNKYARDKGLLKDKDDNLTGDDIREGLTAVISVKLSEPQFEGQTKTKLGNTEARTFVQQTVYSQLGDWLDSHPADAKSVISKASQAAAARLAARKAREATRRKGVLESASMPGKLRDCSSRDASVCEIFIVEGDSAGGSAVGGRDPEHQAIMPIRGKILNVEKARLDRALSSDTIRSLITAFGTGIGEDFDLTKLRYGKIVIMADADVDGQHIATLLLTLLFRYMRPLIEHGHTYIAMPPLYRLKWSNADHEFAYSDAERDKLLAAGADAGRRLPKEGGIQRYKGLGEMNDHELWETTMDPSSRILKQVTLDEAANADETFAILMGDDVEQRRSFIQRNATDVRFLDI
- the dnaN gene encoding DNA polymerase III subunit beta, whose amino-acid sequence is MKLRVDRDVLAEAVTWTARSVPARPPVPVLAGVRLEASGSTLVLASFDYEVSAHCEVPADIEAEGVVLVSGRLLADIAKALPAKPVDLELEGTKVMVTCGSSRFSLSAMAADDYPALPPMPQVAGTIDAHDLAQAVAQVSIAASRDETLPLLTSIQVDVQGDALTLMATDRYRLAVREMTWTPSDSSLETTALLKARTLSDVAKSLTSSGDVTLALSDGGGTSSGLIGFEAGGRRTTSLLTDGDYPPVLRLFPEQTLIHATVGREELMAAVRRVSLVAERSTPIHMSFTQGTLALEAGQSDDAQASESIVAHLEGDDIATAFNPGYLLDGLGAISDPYVRLDFTHASKPAVLTGMSAIGGEEDSSFRYLIMPIRFGA
- the gyrA gene encoding DNA gyrase subunit A — encoded protein: MSDETTTPTGTQEHDRIQPVDLQMEMQRSYLDYAMSVIVGRALPDVRDGLKPVHRRVLYAMYDGGYRPNSSFSKSSRVVGEVMGNYHPHGDAAIYDALARLVQWWSLRYPLVAGQGNFGTPGNLGPAAPRYTECKMAPLAMEMVRDIDEESVDFQDNYDGRNQEPTILPARFPNLLVNGSEGIAVGMATRIPPHNLREVARGVQWFLDHPDATREELLEALLEIIPGPDFPTGATILGRRGIEDAYRTGRGSITQRAVVNVEEIQGRQCLVVTELPYQVNPDNLADKIAQLVRDGQVGGIADIRDETSGRTGQRLVIVLKRDAVAKVVLNNLYKRTPLQDNFPANMLALVDGVPRTLSIDGFVRHWVDHQIDVIVRRSRYRLRKAEERLHILEGLLKAIDALDAVIALIRRSPTTEEARTGLMGLLGVDEAQAEAILSLQLRRLAALERLKIQTEAEELKAKVADLRDIIASPQRQRDIVSTELAEIVDKFGDERRTRIVPFDGEMSMEDLIPEEDVVVTITRSGYAKRTRTDAYRSQHRGGKGVRGATLREDDIVQHFGVTTTHRWLLFFTNLGRVYRAKAYELPEGGRDSKGQHVANLLAFQPGEEIAQVMDLGAYDQADYLVLATRRGLVKKTRLSEYDSNRSGGIIAINLRDDEDGNSDELISASLLSAGQDLLLVSRHGQSLRFHADDATLRPTGRATSGVTGMRFRGEDSLLAMGVIDPSWDNADLFVVTEGGFAKRTNVRDYPVKGRGGLGVKVANLVEERGDLVGALVTAPGDEVMCIMASGKVVRSAIAEVSVTGRATQGVTFAKPDDGDRIIAVARNAERDLDADDSAQVPADTVALSEDESEDQ